The Bacteriovorax sp. Seq25_V genome contains the following window.
TTGATAATTACTCCCTAGTTTCAGGAAAGGATCTTTTCCAACAAATGATGGACAAGTGGAATCTTGCCGATTCAAACAGAACTTTCTTTGACACAACAACTGATTACTCCGCAGCAAATCTCGAATACAACTACCACACAGATTACGGAAAAGATAACGTCGTTGGAATCTATCGCAAAAATGCCTCATGGTTTTCCGACATCGGTTCAGGCGTACTTGCTGTCACAAGCTATATCATCACGCCGGTGTCGGGCTACATGGAAATGGTTAAAGGTGACATCATCGTTAACGAGGCCGAATTCAATTTCACTCTTGATTCAACAGATAGCACATACGGAAGATACGACCTTCCATCCGTTCTTCTACACGAACTAGGTCACCTCATAGGCCTCAAGCATACAACAAGCTACTCAATCCCAAGTGTGATGAGACCAGAAATTGGCCATACAGATACACACCGAAATCCTTACACGTATGATGTAAACTCAATCCAGTCCCTCTACAATACAACTTATTCCGCCATCACTGCTGGTGGTTTGGCCATCACAAGTGAATCTAGTGATGAGGAACCGAGGTACTATCAGGGATATATCGAGCTACGTGCCGATGGGAAGTGTCGCCACTATCTCGAGGGCGAACTCATCGATACTCACTCCGCTTTTTAACTGCCCCCTTGCAATGGTGTTGAACATCATTGCAAAAATGAATTACATATTTAATTAAAAGCACTTGAGACTTCAAGTTTGAAATCTGTCTGAACAGTTAGAATAGATGTGGCCAACTACCTAACAGAGTCAAATCCATATCGATTTCCAACACCATTCAAAGGGATCAGTTTATATTTTTTTCGATACAATCACGAATTTTCGCCTTGGCCCTAAAGATCAACTGACGAAGATTTCCATCAGTTATACCGAGTGTTTCGCAAATGAAATCTGACTCCTCCCCATCGACAAGCTTCATCATGAAAGCACTTCGCTGAAGCATCGGCAAGTGCTCCATACACTGCTCGATGATTGCCATGATCTCATTGTTCTGAGCGAGTAAACTTGGGTCCATGAACTGCTTATTCCAGTGTCCATCATCTTCAAAACTTGATTCTAAAATTTCCTCAATAGGATCAGTCTTTTGAAATTTAAGGTTGGCGCGACGAAGTTCAGCAAGCTTATTGTAGAAAATCCCAAAGAGAAAAGTTCTGATATGACTGCGCCCCTCAAAACGAGGCACAACTTCAAGAAATGTTGTCCAGGTACTAGCGGCCAAATCATAGGCCATCTCCTCTGATAGTCCCGAGCCAAGACCCGCCCTGAAGAGATGATCCGTATAGCTATCGACCAAGAGTGAAATGGCCTCTTTATCTAGAGCGGTCACGCGATCAATGAATTCCTTGGAACTGAAGTTTGTCATAAAAAAAGCTTAAATAATAAAAAGTTAAAAGTCATCAAACAAATATATGACAAAATTATGTTGTACACAATATAATTTTGTGCTACCTTTAAGCTGATCCAGTCCATTGGTGTTGGGAATTACCCAAATCCACAAGGGTCCTGGCGCTTATTAAATACTGAAAACAACAGTTTAAATTAAATAAATACAACTACTTGTAATGAATATGATTTCTCATAAAACCAACACCATCCGAAGGGAGCAGCTATGAGTATTTACGATTTTAACGCCAACGACATTAAGGGAAAGGAACGCTCACTTTCAGAATTTAAAGGAAAGAGTCTTCTCATCGTTAACACAGCAAGTAAGTGTGGGTTCACTCCGCAATACGCCGAACTACAAGAGCTGTATAAGAGATATGAAGGCAAACTTGAAGTTCTCGCTTTCCCATGCAACCAGTTTGGGGCGCAAGAGCCAGGCACAGCGGAAGATATTCAAAGTTTTTGTGATCTCACTTTCCACACGTCATTTCCAATTTTTGAAAAGGTTGATGTTAATGGTGCTGAGACTCACCCGCTTTTTAACTACCTTAAAGATTCTCTCCCAGGAATTCTTGGGACGAAGAAGATCAAGTGGAACTTTACGAAGTTTTTAATTGATAGCGAAGGAAATCCGGTTAAGAGATATGCACCAACGGATAAGCCGCTGAGTTTGGTAAAAGATATTGAAGCAACATTTAAATCATAGGACTTGATTTTGAGTAATGAAGAACATTTAAAAATAGATAATCAACTTTGTTTTAGTCTCTATCGACTGAGTAAGTTTATTACGTCGAAGTATAAGGACTTCCTCGACAGTATTGAACTCACCTACCCACAGTACTTGGTGATGCTAGTGCTTTGGGAAGATAACAAAGTGAATATGTCGACGCTTGGCCACAAGCTTTCACTTGATAACGGAACACTGACTCCACTCGTGAAAAGACTGATTGAGAAAGGGCTTGTCGAAAAGAAGCGATGCCAGGCAGATGAGAGAATCGTCTATATTGCGGCAACAGATAAGGGAATTGAACTAAAGAAGAAGGCGCTTGAGATTCCGTCGAAGATGATGTGTTCGAGTGACCTTGATATTGAAAAGTTAAGTGAATTAAAAAAACAAATTGATAACCTGTACCTACAGTGGAATGGAGAATGTAAAAATGGAAAACATGAATAATGAAATTTTAAGTGCCCTAAATTGGAGATATGCAACTAAGGTATTTGATCCAAATAAGAAAATTTCGGCGGAAGATTGGAATGTTATTTCTGAATCTTTAAGACTTGCAGCTAGTTCTTTTGGACTTCAACCGTGGAAATTTATCCTTGTTGAAAATGAAGATCTTAGAGCACAGATGCGTGAAGTATCTTGGGGACAATCACAAGTAACAGATTCATCTCACTACTTAGTTCTTGCATACTTAAATAAGATAGATGAGCCTTATATTGAAAAATTTGTAACATCGATTGCTAAGCAACGTGGTGTTGAAAGAGAAACTCTTGATGGTTACTACTCTGTGATGAAAGGTGCGCTAATTGATGGCCCACGCTCGCAAGCGATTGGAGAATGGGCGCAAAGACAAACATATATTGCAATGGGACACGCGATGCTAACAGCGGCCCTGCAAAAGATTGATACTTGTGCGCTCGAAGGATTTGATCCACAAGCTTACGACAAGTTACTCGGTCTTGAAGGAACAGACTATA
Protein-coding sequences here:
- a CDS encoding matrixin family metalloprotease, with product MKLLRGKTIFISSLILLAAFTSCTPQQKGSANIGSPSASEYSNLPMKWPDSKLPLRVYIADEYHAEIDNYSLVSGKDLFQQMMDKWNLADSNRTFFDTTTDYSAANLEYNYHTDYGKDNVVGIYRKNASWFSDIGSGVLAVTSYIITPVSGYMEMVKGDIIVNEAEFNFTLDSTDSTYGRYDLPSVLLHELGHLIGLKHTTSYSIPSVMRPEIGHTDTHRNPYTYDVNSIQSLYNTTYSAITAGGLAITSESSDEEPRYYQGYIELRADGKCRHYLEGELIDTHSAF
- a CDS encoding glutathione peroxidase; translated protein: MSIYDFNANDIKGKERSLSEFKGKSLLIVNTASKCGFTPQYAELQELYKRYEGKLEVLAFPCNQFGAQEPGTAEDIQSFCDLTFHTSFPIFEKVDVNGAETHPLFNYLKDSLPGILGTKKIKWNFTKFLIDSEGNPVKRYAPTDKPLSLVKDIEATFKS
- a CDS encoding sigma-70 family RNA polymerase sigma factor yields the protein MTNFSSKEFIDRVTALDKEAISLLVDSYTDHLFRAGLGSGLSEEMAYDLAASTWTTFLEVVPRFEGRSHIRTFLFGIFYNKLAELRRANLKFQKTDPIEEILESSFEDDGHWNKQFMDPSLLAQNNEIMAIIEQCMEHLPMLQRSAFMMKLVDGEESDFICETLGITDGNLRQLIFRAKAKIRDCIEKNIN
- a CDS encoding NAD(P)H-dependent oxidoreductase, whose amino-acid sequence is MENMNNEILSALNWRYATKVFDPNKKISAEDWNVISESLRLAASSFGLQPWKFILVENEDLRAQMREVSWGQSQVTDSSHYLVLAYLNKIDEPYIEKFVTSIAKQRGVERETLDGYYSVMKGALIDGPRSQAIGEWAQRQTYIAMGHAMLTAALQKIDTCALEGFDPQAYDKLLGLEGTDYNAIGAIAFGYRAAEDKYQDLKKVRFENNEIFETR
- a CDS encoding MarR family winged helix-turn-helix transcriptional regulator, with product MSNEEHLKIDNQLCFSLYRLSKFITSKYKDFLDSIELTYPQYLVMLVLWEDNKVNMSTLGHKLSLDNGTLTPLVKRLIEKGLVEKKRCQADERIVYIAATDKGIELKKKALEIPSKMMCSSDLDIEKLSELKKQIDNLYLQWNGECKNGKHE